Within the Cyprinus carpio isolate SPL01 chromosome B18, ASM1834038v1, whole genome shotgun sequence genome, the region TTACAGCTCAAAAATGGATTTATATCTACTCCACTGGTCATCCATTAGTCTTGTATGGTAACAAGACCAGCAGTTATACAGTAGCTCACACACGCAGACAGATACTGGAAATCATTTACTACAGCGATTGTTCAGGTAAATGACAGTCAAAGAGATAATTCAACATATCCAACACAATAGCATTGCAAGTGACAAGGataaataattagataatataatatgtataaaaaacaaaacaattttgttactGCAGTACTGTATATACTTCtgcttttattgcttttaattGACTTGCTCACTCTGAAAGCTACTTGATTGGATCACTGTACTTGACAGGTCATTTGACATTAGCATGTGTGTGTAATACAGATAATTCTGACACCTCCTTATTTCATAACCAAGTAGGATATTAGTCAGATATTAtccagcaaaagtgttttttgatgCATGAATGACACCAGCCCCACTAatgaaaaaattaagcaaaaaacatgttttgtttctaTATAGCTACAGCTATGAGGACTACAAAGAAACCGCAGATTGGCTGCTTGCTAACACAGATATCAGGCCCAAAGTGGCAATTATCTGTGGTTCAGGACTCGGTGGATTGGCTGACCTGCTGGACAACAAGAAAGTATTTCCTTACCACAATATCCCCCGCTTTCCCCAAAGCACAGGTGTGAGATGTTAGATTTTCAGAGAATTTATTTCATAATCTGTTCACTGACTACACAAAGATTAAAAAACGTGTCCTTTATCATTTCACTGCCATTATGTGGTTATTGTTtgcattaacaaacatttaataGTCTACCTCATGCCTCTTTAGTCCAAGGACATAAAGGTCAGCTGGTGTTTGGAGAGCTGAATGGAAAGCAGTGTGTTTGCATGCAAGGCCGCTTCCACTTCTATGAGGGCTATAACATTGCCACAGTAAGTATCATGCTTAAAATCTCAAAGGGAAAATTGAATTCTCAATGGATAAGGCATACTATAATATTGCACCAGTCAATCTCCCACCTGTACTTCACAAGAAAAAGTATGAGCATAGAACAAAATCAGAGCATGCAAAAGCATATGGGATTGGATAGAAAATCTGGGGGTGGGGGGAAGGGACACTGTCAGTTGATGATTAAAacatcttggtaacactttacaataatgaatcAAATTTAAGAATCATCTTAGTGTTTCTGTTGCTTTAGCAATTATATACCACAACAGTAACACAGAGGTTATTCTGTACTTAACCACTGACTTTTCATATAAGCAGAGCAATCAGCAGTTTTACGTATAACAGAGATGATCATAGTTAACCTTTGGCAAATCACCTTGTCTTCTCCtataaacttttacaacattccAACATTTGTGTTCAGGTTAAATAATgttcagaaacacacagacagtgcTTGCTCTTTGTTGCAGAAGCCAAGTGAAATATGACATTATGATTTAAAGCATGGTTTTTATGAGTGATTGAAATCACTGTCCATATTCTTGCCTGTGTTGTAAAAAAGCAGTCATGTATTTGTTTCACAATTTCTTAATTCAATGCACATGAGGGAAGAActattttcaattataaaatgtacttaataACAGAAAATGTATGAAGTTAGACAAATGGGGAGGAGGGGATACAGTTATAGCCTACTATATGGTTTTAATGACATATATCAGATCATATTCAAGCTTTAATTTCCtgtttcataaaaatgagaatgGTTTTTGTCTCTAAATCTTATACTATTGTTCTGTTTTAGGTCACATATCCAGTAAGAGTGTTTTTCCTACTCGGGATTGAGACTCTGATTGTGACCAATGCTGCTGGAGGACtcaattctaaatttaaaatggGAGACATCATGTTGATCAAAGACCATATCAATATGCCTGGCTTTGCAGGCCAAAATCCCCTGTGTGGACGCAATGAGGAAAGGTGAATTGCTATGCAGTATAGTCAGAtgtttaatgtgttattaaaacCCAATCATATAGATTTGagatcattttttataattataattaaagaaaCCGAATTCTACCTAACACCAGAATTTGAAGAATAGCATTAGATGAATACTTTTGATTTGTGGCTTTGTTTTTAACAGTTCAGTCTTCGTTCTGCTATTAACCTTGCTATATAATCTTACAAGCATTTCTCTAATGATTTCTGCAAGCAGTCCAATGTTCACTGACATTTGTGTTCTGTCCCTGTAGATTTGGAGTGCGCTTTCCCTGCATGTCTGATGCTTATGATAGAGACTTTGCACGGATGGCCAGGGAGACGGCCCAAGAACTAGGCTGTGACTCTTTCCTCCAGGAGGGTGTTTACTGCATGTTGGCAGGACCGTGCTATGAGACGATTGCAGAATGCAGGGTTCTACAGATCCTTGGGGCGGATGCTGTGGGTATGTACTGTAAGGCTACATAACACtattatcaaaaatgttttgagTGTGTAAGACATAGTGTGTGTATTACAGCTTATATAAATGCGTATGCAAAGTATCGTTcgattttagaatttttatttgtaatttattctgcaaggatgcattaaattggttaaaaaagtGGCATTTCTTTATACtacataagatttctatttcaaatgaattctgTTCTTATTAACTTCAttgtttcatcaaaaaatatatataatggtttctacaaaaatattaagccatgCAGCTGTTCAACACTGGTAATGAtgagtgccaaatcagcatattagaatgatttctgaaggatcatgtgacacttaagattggagtaatggctgctg harbors:
- the LOC109068740 gene encoding purine nucleoside phosphorylase-like → MSTSSECSYSYEDYKETADWLLANTDIRPKVAIICGSGLGGLADLLDNKKVFPYHNIPRFPQSTVQGHKGQLVFGELNGKQCVCMQGRFHFYEGYNIATVTYPVRVFFLLGIETLIVTNAAGGLNSKFKMGDIMLIKDHINMPGFAGQNPLCGRNEERFGVRFPCMSDAYDRDFARMARETAQELGCDSFLQEGVYCMLAGPCYETIAECRVLQILGADAVGMSTVPEVVVARHCGMRVFGLSLITNKVVTDYNSTEKANHEEVLGTTRMRTEDLQKLVSNLVAKM